One window from the genome of Gimesia aquarii encodes:
- a CDS encoding ABC transporter permease: MQEKSEDNLDASSESKPVKKSPSFWAETWQRFKGRKMAMLALIYICFLGFVAVFAPAIAGTKPIICKYKGHIYFPALGYFRREWENPIFLKDRFRNRYPKNLIEKDPNSWAIWPLVYQDPYRRVYDNEWKGLPGNPTQDNGAPSLRNWFGTDQRGVDVFTQMVHGTTIALLVGFVSMGIAGFIGIIVGALAGFYGKWIDMVLSRLIEVVMCIPTLILILAIIAIIDSPTIWHMMAIIGCTGWTGIARLARAEFMKLRESDFVLAAKTTGVGQFRIIFRYILPNSLAPVLVPITFGIAAAILIESGLSFLGFGAPPPNPSWGTLLNLGRQNLQMWWLIFFPGMAIFLAVLAYNLIGEGLQEASDPRLRDAN, translated from the coding sequence ATGCAAGAGAAATCTGAAGATAACTTAGACGCTTCCTCTGAATCGAAGCCAGTGAAAAAATCTCCCAGTTTCTGGGCTGAAACCTGGCAGCGTTTCAAGGGCCGAAAAATGGCGATGCTGGCCTTAATTTATATCTGTTTTTTAGGGTTTGTTGCCGTTTTTGCCCCTGCGATTGCAGGAACAAAACCGATTATTTGCAAATATAAAGGGCATATCTATTTTCCAGCATTGGGTTATTTTCGACGTGAATGGGAGAACCCGATTTTTCTAAAGGATCGATTTCGAAATCGTTATCCGAAAAATCTCATTGAGAAAGATCCAAATAGTTGGGCAATTTGGCCGTTAGTGTATCAGGATCCTTATCGCCGCGTATATGACAATGAATGGAAAGGTCTGCCTGGTAATCCAACCCAGGATAATGGTGCTCCCAGCCTTAGAAACTGGTTTGGAACTGACCAGCGCGGCGTCGATGTCTTTACTCAGATGGTGCATGGGACAACAATCGCTTTATTAGTCGGTTTTGTTTCTATGGGGATTGCCGGCTTTATTGGAATTATTGTGGGGGCTTTAGCCGGTTTTTATGGGAAATGGATCGATATGGTCCTGAGTCGCCTGATTGAAGTCGTGATGTGCATTCCAACTTTAATTTTGATACTCGCCATTATTGCGATTATCGATTCTCCCACAATTTGGCACATGATGGCGATCATTGGTTGTACAGGCTGGACAGGAATTGCACGGTTGGCGCGTGCTGAGTTTATGAAACTTCGTGAAAGTGATTTTGTCCTAGCAGCGAAAACGACGGGTGTTGGACAGTTCCGCATTATATTTCGTTACATCTTGCCAAACTCACTGGCGCCAGTACTTGTTCCCATCACATTTGGAATCGCAGCAGCGATTCTGATTGAAAGTGGTCTCAGTTTCCTGGGCTTTGGGGCACCCCCTCCTAACCCGAGTTGGGGAACACTACTTAATCTGGGAAGACAAAATTTGCAGATGTGGTGGTTGATCTTCTTTCCAGGAATGGCAATCTTTCTGGCTGTCTTGGCATATAACTTGATTGGTGAAGGATTGCAGGAAGCATCTGATCCGCGATTACGGGATGCCAATTGA
- a CDS encoding transglutaminase TgpA family protein has protein sequence MNLTLTFQLSIYLLISLSSIMFMLAEGGAFPQLVTIPLGLLTLFFTDRWSKFSLSPLWANVLGLLAFLFVCAEFFSDIEGRLLSGAHFLVYLTWIILLQKKGDTQYWWLCALGFLQIAVGSVLTESGYYGILLVIYLFLSIWTLSIFSLYRTRNTFLQQNSPEVIPRLAVESNAASPFQQTSQVRSGVQFDQSRQWLTGKFFWASAGCSISALLISMCFFLLIPRLWVNRSFFNNESIEADAQPLVGFTEKVQLGEMGEILESSERVLELSIYDNESDEPVTISEFVEKFGLDEPLFRGAVLSNYKNGGWSKVRRRSNWRLLNSSELDDQSLYRQEIILEPIGTDVLFIMYPCLGMDMLSNTENRLNIETMEVRQSEPPNRNENTKYNVLTAKKPGDNLELDQLDDPRMYLQLPKKDIRKLIQFTKELIASHPELKSDREKAKFIESYLRDSGDFSYTLNMSIADPTIDPVEDFLFNRKSGHCEYYASALALMLRAIKIPARVISGFKGGEEKMLSNRLEIQQRFAHSWVEAFLNDRWETLDATPALQRATIVAQNATSFSSWKGMTKILSEFWSDYVIGVSYQRQKQTFYDPIFRVGKKLNQWLFNFRSMISGMVVKGKNLLLNPRRWFSWEGGLAVFIIAGLFFGLKWSLLLMIRLVRYLLHPKKGQKKALNSVDVAFYEKFRLLLAQKGLVRNHSETQQEFSDHVQVDLNSDLTQAQIIDYPDRFTKLFYRVRYGNRPLASQEADEVSQKLSKLETVLAEEKDLTQK, from the coding sequence GTGAACTTAACACTCACATTTCAACTCAGCATTTATCTGCTCATATCTTTATCCAGCATCATGTTTATGCTGGCAGAAGGTGGCGCTTTTCCCCAGTTGGTAACAATCCCCCTGGGTTTACTCACGCTGTTCTTCACAGATCGCTGGTCTAAGTTTAGCTTGAGTCCTCTGTGGGCAAATGTTCTGGGGCTCCTTGCCTTTCTGTTTGTGTGTGCCGAGTTTTTTTCAGATATTGAAGGCCGCTTGCTTTCCGGTGCTCACTTTTTAGTCTATCTGACCTGGATCATCCTACTGCAAAAAAAAGGAGACACTCAATACTGGTGGCTCTGCGCGTTAGGATTTCTGCAAATTGCGGTTGGTTCGGTTCTGACCGAATCGGGATATTATGGAATCCTGCTGGTTATCTATTTGTTTTTATCAATCTGGACACTCTCCATTTTTTCGCTTTACCGTACCCGAAACACATTTCTACAACAGAATTCTCCCGAGGTGATCCCCAGATTAGCAGTTGAGAGCAATGCAGCTTCCCCTTTTCAACAGACAAGTCAGGTACGCAGTGGAGTTCAATTTGATCAAAGCCGTCAATGGCTCACCGGTAAATTCTTCTGGGCCTCTGCGGGCTGCTCAATCAGCGCATTATTGATCTCAATGTGTTTCTTTTTATTAATACCACGATTGTGGGTAAATCGTTCATTTTTCAATAACGAATCAATTGAAGCAGATGCTCAACCTTTAGTCGGTTTTACTGAAAAAGTGCAGTTGGGTGAAATGGGTGAAATTCTCGAAAGTTCAGAACGGGTTTTAGAGCTTTCGATTTATGATAATGAATCTGACGAACCGGTCACAATTTCAGAGTTTGTCGAGAAATTTGGATTGGATGAACCTCTTTTTCGAGGTGCAGTTCTTTCTAACTATAAAAATGGTGGTTGGAGTAAAGTCAGAAGACGATCAAACTGGAGACTCTTAAATTCCTCAGAACTTGACGACCAATCACTCTACCGGCAGGAAATCATTCTGGAACCGATCGGGACTGATGTTTTATTTATTATGTATCCATGCTTGGGCATGGACATGCTGAGCAATACGGAAAATCGTTTAAATATAGAAACGATGGAAGTTCGCCAGTCAGAACCACCGAATCGTAATGAAAACACCAAATACAATGTACTGACAGCCAAAAAACCAGGCGATAATCTTGAACTGGATCAGTTAGATGACCCACGGATGTATCTACAGCTACCCAAAAAAGATATACGAAAATTGATTCAGTTCACCAAAGAGTTAATCGCTTCTCACCCGGAATTGAAATCAGATCGCGAGAAAGCCAAATTTATTGAATCGTACTTACGGGATTCAGGGGATTTCAGCTACACTCTCAATATGTCAATCGCTGATCCAACGATTGACCCCGTAGAAGATTTTCTGTTTAACCGAAAATCGGGACATTGTGAATATTATGCGTCGGCATTGGCATTGATGCTGAGAGCGATCAAAATTCCTGCGAGGGTGATTAGTGGCTTCAAAGGGGGTGAAGAAAAAATGCTCTCAAATCGCTTGGAGATTCAACAACGCTTTGCCCATTCCTGGGTAGAAGCGTTTCTGAACGATCGCTGGGAAACTCTGGACGCAACTCCTGCTTTACAGCGTGCCACAATCGTTGCTCAGAATGCGACCTCATTCAGTAGTTGGAAAGGTATGACAAAAATTTTGTCTGAGTTCTGGTCAGACTATGTCATTGGAGTTTCTTATCAGAGACAAAAACAAACCTTTTATGATCCCATTTTCCGAGTGGGCAAAAAGTTAAACCAATGGTTATTCAATTTTCGTTCTATGATTTCAGGCATGGTGGTCAAGGGCAAAAACCTTTTGTTGAATCCCCGTCGCTGGTTCAGCTGGGAAGGAGGGCTTGCTGTTTTTATTATTGCTGGTCTCTTTTTTGGGCTGAAGTGGAGTTTACTACTAATGATCAGACTCGTACGTTATTTGCTTCATCCAAAGAAAGGGCAAAAGAAAGCGTTGAACTCAGTAGATGTAGCCTTTTATGAAAAATTCCGGTTGTTACTCGCCCAAAAAGGTCTGGTGCGAAATCACTCGGAAACTCAACAAGAGTTTTCAGATCATGTTCAAGTTGATTTGAACTCTGACCTGACTCAGGCCCAAATCATTGATTATCCGGACCGATTTACAAAACTGTTTTATCGGGTCAGATACGGCAACCGCCCTCTCGCATCACAAGAAGCCGATGAGGTTTCTCAAAAACTGAGTAAGCTGGAAACTGTTTTGGCTGAAGAAAAAGATCTCACACAAAAATAA
- a CDS encoding DUF58 domain-containing protein produces MLIGIFIFIYTFQAPRTLGRFHHNLPLILRLASGGLFLWGLHHVLLIVFPTLKRFQVKRIGRNRVSLPRDGMVYLMMMMVLFVGSVLSRENMLMLVFAMMTGPFVLNGWITFSMLKNIQLKRIIPKRVMVGESFTAEITLKNSKRLIAAYLMEVNDYFTNQDDQLEASVVFRRVGPRQQLSAHYYAKLMRRGVYEFGPLQVSTRYPLGLVKRGAVFSEYSEIIVHPQIGRLSSHWTDDFFSIAEMAQQNRNRRGVFDDEFNHIREYRTGDSQRAIHWRSSARQGELMVQEYQQNRNYDLIIGLDLYLPSSADQNQQERVEWAVSFVGTLCREHLKNSRDTKLTLISQGKSLEVLEVGIGSMGLEYLLDFLATLQPGNSKPEMKFGASIAQAHSQRSRTVLVTTRKENGSNKEDHLQSIFEEQGIEINGQPITIEAAPEILSRWLVLEAK; encoded by the coding sequence ATGCTCATTGGCATATTTATTTTTATATATACATTTCAAGCCCCGCGCACACTGGGACGATTCCACCATAATCTCCCGTTAATCCTGCGTCTTGCCAGTGGAGGCCTCTTTCTCTGGGGACTTCATCATGTACTGCTGATTGTTTTCCCGACGTTAAAACGATTCCAGGTCAAACGCATTGGACGCAACCGCGTTTCACTTCCGCGAGATGGTATGGTTTATCTAATGATGATGATGGTCCTCTTCGTCGGCTCGGTGCTGTCTCGAGAAAATATGTTGATGCTTGTGTTTGCGATGATGACGGGCCCGTTCGTTTTAAATGGTTGGATCACATTCAGTATGTTAAAAAATATTCAACTCAAGCGGATCATTCCCAAACGGGTGATGGTGGGTGAGTCTTTTACGGCAGAAATTACTCTAAAAAACAGTAAACGCCTCATTGCAGCTTACCTGATGGAAGTGAACGATTACTTTACAAACCAAGATGATCAACTGGAAGCTTCAGTCGTCTTTCGCAGAGTGGGGCCTAGACAGCAGTTATCAGCGCACTATTATGCCAAGTTGATGCGTCGAGGAGTATACGAGTTTGGCCCATTACAAGTTTCCACACGATATCCACTGGGGTTGGTTAAACGTGGTGCTGTCTTTTCAGAATATAGCGAAATCATCGTTCATCCTCAAATAGGAAGATTAAGTTCGCATTGGACTGATGACTTTTTCTCTATTGCAGAAATGGCTCAACAAAACCGAAATCGACGTGGTGTGTTCGATGATGAATTTAACCATATTCGTGAGTATCGAACTGGCGACAGCCAGCGCGCCATTCACTGGCGAAGTTCTGCTCGTCAGGGAGAATTGATGGTTCAGGAATATCAGCAGAATCGAAACTATGATTTGATCATAGGACTGGACTTGTATTTACCTTCCTCTGCAGATCAGAATCAGCAAGAACGGGTGGAATGGGCAGTCAGCTTTGTCGGAACACTTTGCCGAGAGCATTTAAAGAACAGCCGCGACACCAAGCTGACTTTGATTTCACAGGGAAAGTCACTGGAAGTTTTGGAAGTCGGCATCGGTTCGATGGGACTAGAATACTTGCTGGACTTTCTGGCAACATTACAACCAGGAAATTCAAAGCCTGAAATGAAGTTTGGAGCGTCAATCGCACAGGCGCATTCTCAGCGTTCGAGAACGGTTTTAGTGACAACAAGAAAAGAAAACGGTTCGAATAAAGAGGACCATTTACAATCCATCTTTGAAGAGCAAGGGATTGAGATCAACGGACAGCCTATAACGATAGAAGCGGCACCTGAAATCCTCTCGCGCTGGTTGGTTCTGGAAGCAAAATAA
- a CDS encoding peptide chain release factor family protein, with product MMTSSDDVNSLSEKTHPACLDHELLLKDCQIQNVRRSGPGGQHRNKVETGVVIKHLPTKILGEASEKRQQGRNRSVALFRLRINLALQHRIPEIPKSASNQWQRRIYNGTIKVNSEHDDFPALLAEAMDTLAYYQFDLKQASEYLKCSASQLIKFLKKEPRAFALLNQKRNDLGLHALK from the coding sequence ATGATGACATCATCTGACGATGTAAACTCTCTCTCTGAAAAAACACACCCCGCCTGTCTTGATCATGAGCTGTTGTTGAAAGACTGCCAAATTCAAAATGTCAGAAGATCTGGACCTGGAGGGCAGCATCGTAACAAAGTCGAAACGGGAGTGGTCATTAAACATCTCCCAACAAAGATACTGGGTGAAGCCTCTGAAAAACGCCAACAAGGTCGGAACCGTTCGGTTGCGTTATTTCGATTGCGTATCAATCTGGCTCTTCAACACCGTATACCTGAGATTCCAAAATCAGCAAGCAACCAATGGCAACGGAGAATTTATAACGGGACAATCAAAGTCAATTCTGAACATGATGACTTCCCCGCGTTGCTAGCTGAGGCAATGGATACGCTTGCCTATTATCAGTTTGACCTCAAACAAGCCAGCGAATATTTAAAATGTTCAGCATCACAACTAATTAAATTTCTCAAAAAAGAACCACGCGCGTTTGCCCTCCTCAATCAAAAACGAAACGATTTAGGACTACACGCTTTGAAGTAA
- a CDS encoding leucine-rich repeat domain-containing protein, which translates to MLKFVINGVELRPPILVCLALVYLTITGCGKAQDPNSRPVTEYVLQSGGKVIRVSSDLPIDSTAKIPEEDFSIREIDLTNAKIKNIDMKKLSDLPNLESLNLHGTRLNDKGLALITNLPNLKSLELAYTRVSDEEVSKLTRFPKLKKIFLYGTAVKPQTIEDLKSNLRGSVVYK; encoded by the coding sequence ATGCTGAAATTTGTCATTAATGGGGTTGAGTTAAGACCCCCAATACTAGTTTGCTTAGCTCTTGTCTACTTAACAATTACAGGTTGTGGAAAAGCACAGGATCCAAATAGCCGGCCTGTGACAGAATACGTACTGCAATCTGGAGGTAAAGTAATTCGAGTTTCCAGTGATCTGCCTATCGATTCTACTGCTAAGATTCCAGAAGAAGATTTTTCGATACGAGAAATTGATCTTACCAATGCAAAAATTAAAAACATTGATATGAAAAAACTATCTGATTTGCCAAATTTGGAGTCACTTAATTTGCATGGAACGCGATTGAATGATAAAGGTTTGGCCCTGATTACAAATTTACCAAATCTAAAATCACTGGAACTTGCTTATACTCGGGTTAGCGATGAAGAAGTGAGTAAATTGACACGTTTTCCTAAGCTAAAAAAAATCTTTCTCTATGGAACAGCTGTAAAGCCACAAACAATTGAAGATCTCAAATCAAATCTGCGTGGGAGCGTGGTTTATAAGTAA
- a CDS encoding sulfatase family protein produces the protein MKQKESHPMQVPHSLRAFFFLLLVLLWSTSAADANTKPASPNVLVILVDDLGYGDLSSYGASDLKSPHIDKLIASGMKFTNFYANCPVCSPTRAALLTGHYQDLVGVPGVIRTHPENSWGYFLPSAPTLANVFQQAGYHTGIIGKWHLGLESPNTPNERGFDTFHGFLGDMMDDYYLHRRHNVNYMRFNQKTITPKGHATDLFTDWTCEFLEQQAKTTEPFFLYLAYNAPHTPIQPPDEWVEKVTQREAGITQKRAKLVALIEHLDAGIGKVIQTLDQTGLSENTIIVFTSDNGGQVNVGANNGNLRDGKQSVYQGGLKVPAGIVWKNRIAPHSQTDFMAMSMDLFPTLCEAAGITVPANLDAVSFLPTLEGKSQLSLRKHWFFRRREGGNRYGGKTIEAIRSGDWKLLQNSPFAPLELYNLKTDPLETKDLANKNRKKFNELSALLRAEIQRYGSVPWQKPLNSAAK, from the coding sequence ATGAAACAGAAAGAATCTCATCCGATGCAAGTGCCCCATTCTTTGCGAGCGTTTTTTTTCCTACTACTCGTTCTACTCTGGAGCACAAGCGCAGCAGACGCAAACACAAAACCAGCTTCCCCCAATGTACTTGTCATTCTAGTCGATGACCTGGGATATGGGGACCTGAGCAGTTATGGAGCCTCAGACTTAAAGTCGCCGCATATCGACAAACTCATTGCGAGTGGTATGAAATTTACAAACTTTTACGCGAATTGCCCGGTTTGCTCCCCTACAAGAGCTGCTTTATTAACGGGCCACTATCAGGATCTGGTTGGAGTTCCCGGTGTCATTCGCACTCATCCGGAAAATAGCTGGGGATATTTTCTACCATCAGCCCCAACTTTGGCAAATGTCTTCCAACAAGCCGGGTATCACACGGGAATCATTGGGAAATGGCACTTGGGATTAGAATCACCGAATACGCCAAATGAACGTGGATTTGATACGTTTCATGGTTTCCTGGGAGACATGATGGACGACTATTATCTCCATCGCAGGCACAATGTAAATTACATGCGTTTCAATCAGAAAACAATCACCCCCAAAGGGCATGCGACCGATTTATTTACCGATTGGACTTGTGAATTTTTGGAACAACAGGCAAAGACAACAGAACCGTTTTTTCTCTACCTGGCCTATAATGCGCCCCATACTCCCATTCAACCTCCCGATGAATGGGTTGAAAAGGTGACACAGCGCGAAGCTGGCATTACACAGAAACGGGCAAAGCTCGTCGCTTTGATTGAGCATTTGGACGCTGGTATTGGCAAAGTAATTCAAACCTTGGATCAAACGGGACTCAGCGAAAATACAATCATTGTTTTCACTTCTGATAATGGAGGCCAGGTAAACGTCGGTGCCAATAATGGTAACTTACGGGACGGGAAGCAAAGTGTTTACCAAGGAGGGCTCAAAGTTCCTGCCGGAATCGTCTGGAAAAATCGAATTGCACCACACTCGCAAACTGATTTTATGGCAATGAGTATGGACTTATTTCCAACACTCTGTGAAGCTGCTGGGATCACAGTTCCCGCCAATTTGGATGCCGTCAGCTTTTTACCCACACTGGAAGGAAAGTCACAACTCTCTTTACGAAAGCACTGGTTTTTCCGTAGACGCGAAGGAGGTAATCGATATGGCGGAAAAACAATCGAAGCGATTCGTAGCGGTGATTGGAAACTGCTGCAAAATAGCCCCTTTGCTCCTCTGGAGCTTTACAACTTGAAAACGGATCCTCTTGAGACAAAAGACCTCGCAAATAAAAATCGTAAAAAGTTTAACGAGCTGTCGGCTTTATTAAGAGCCGAGATTCAACGTTATGGAAGCGTTCCCTGGCAGAAGCCTTTAAATTCTGCTGCAAAATAA
- a CDS encoding phospholipase D-like domain-containing protein — MDRSQIRNMLLQTFDDYKMTRSERAALNQIFSHIKLTDQSLSLIRVEAFQIFREYRPASSSDNDCLSWLEEVMKILSNAGKKESSLSSEALFSPGDDCSHRICRLISSARKQIDICVFTITDDRVTTAIKDAHQRGIQIRVISDNDKSFDLGSDIEHLSESGIPVRIDKTEFHMHHKFALFDSQLVLTGSYNWTRSASKNNSENLIITNDPDLLIRFESEFEKLWTDFAT, encoded by the coding sequence ATGGATCGTTCACAAATCCGCAATATGCTGTTACAGACATTCGACGATTATAAGATGACACGTAGCGAACGCGCTGCGTTAAATCAAATTTTTTCCCACATCAAACTCACGGACCAGAGCTTATCCCTGATCCGCGTCGAAGCATTTCAGATCTTTAGAGAGTATAGACCAGCTAGTTCTTCTGACAATGACTGTTTAAGTTGGTTAGAAGAAGTTATGAAAATTTTGTCGAATGCTGGTAAAAAAGAATCCTCTCTGAGTTCAGAGGCATTATTCAGCCCTGGAGATGATTGTTCCCATCGAATTTGCAGATTGATTTCTTCTGCCCGTAAGCAGATTGATATCTGTGTTTTCACAATTACTGACGACCGCGTAACAACCGCAATCAAAGATGCGCATCAACGTGGAATCCAAATTCGTGTTATTTCTGATAATGATAAATCGTTCGATCTGGGTTCCGACATAGAACATCTTTCTGAGTCAGGTATCCCCGTGAGGATTGATAAAACGGAATTTCATATGCATCATAAATTTGCCTTATTTGATTCCCAATTGGTACTGACGGGCAGTTATAATTGGACTCGGAGTGCTTCAAAAAATAATTCCGAAAATTTGATTATTACGAATGACCCTGATTTGCTGATTCGGTTTGAATCGGAATTTGAAAAATTATGGACTGATTTCGCAACATAA
- a CDS encoding TIGR01777 family oxidoreductase produces MKLLIAGSSGLVGSELCRELEADSANEVVRLIREKSSDTSGKTAIWQPNQDLLSPEVFSGVEAVIHLGGVNIADKRWTSDVKQAIFNSRVQSTKLLANTMASLETPPSTFLCASAIGFYGNRSDERLDESSERGQGFLADVCDAWEHATQPAASAGIRVINMRLGMILDKREGALAKMLTPFKLGAGGKVGSGSQYWSWIALPDVIKAILFCLQNKEIEGPVNFVAPDEVTNLEFTKTLGTVLSRPTALPVPAWGIKALLGEMGQELILSSARVTPQRLLDTGYEFQYAKLESALRGIL; encoded by the coding sequence ATGAAACTATTGATCGCAGGCAGTTCAGGACTCGTAGGATCAGAATTATGTCGGGAGCTGGAAGCGGATTCAGCCAATGAAGTTGTACGGTTGATTCGTGAAAAGTCTTCCGATACATCAGGCAAAACAGCCATCTGGCAACCCAATCAGGATCTCCTGTCTCCGGAAGTTTTTTCGGGAGTTGAGGCTGTCATCCATCTTGGGGGAGTCAATATTGCTGATAAGCGTTGGACATCCGATGTAAAACAAGCGATCTTTAATAGCCGTGTGCAATCAACCAAGCTGCTGGCAAATACGATGGCCTCTCTCGAGACTCCTCCTTCCACGTTTTTATGTGCCTCTGCGATTGGATTTTACGGAAATCGCAGTGATGAACGACTCGATGAATCCAGCGAACGAGGTCAGGGATTTTTAGCAGATGTCTGTGACGCCTGGGAACATGCCACTCAACCTGCAGCAAGTGCGGGAATTCGTGTCATCAATATGCGATTGGGGATGATTCTAGATAAACGGGAAGGCGCTCTGGCAAAAATGCTGACACCGTTCAAATTGGGAGCGGGAGGAAAGGTGGGGTCCGGATCACAATATTGGAGCTGGATCGCATTGCCAGATGTGATTAAAGCAATTCTGTTCTGTTTGCAAAATAAAGAAATAGAAGGTCCTGTCAATTTTGTGGCTCCCGATGAGGTCACTAATCTGGAATTCACTAAAACACTGGGGACTGTTCTGTCGCGACCGACTGCTTTGCCAGTTCCTGCCTGGGGAATTAAAGCCCTGTTAGGCGAAATGGGACAGGAATTAATACTAAGTAGTGCTCGAGTGACGCCACAACGGTTGCTGGATACCGGGTATGAGTTTCAATATGCTAAGTTAGAAAGTGCGTTGCGCGGCATTCTCTAA
- the miaB gene encoding tRNA (N6-isopentenyl adenosine(37)-C2)-methylthiotransferase MiaB, with product MSHVDQTNDHAAEPLPVSDTAVDSEVLTDHNHKLYIETVGCQMNMLDSELVVADLRKRGYELTKDVKEAETILFNTCSVREHAEHKIYSSLGRLRYGARKNPKKVIGVMGCMAQKDQKLIFQKAPQVDFVVGTGQLAQVSSLIDKARIHHSQNQRSRELAVGLGRKDGKHTEITNSFQSYDPLRDPEMRPSPFQAFVRIMIGCDKFCSYCVVPSTRGPEQSRSPREIASEVRVLADQGVKEVTLLGQTVNSYKHTQDGKLFRLSDLLYLIHDIEGIDRIKFVTSYPKDMTNDLLEAIRDLPKATRYLHVPLQHGCNDVLKYMKRGYTVEDYRDMMQRINEILPGCSVSSDFIVGHPGETEESHQKSLESIREFRFKNSFIFKYSERPGTKAAERFSDDIPDDVKKRRNNEMLKLQNEISEEDNAEFIGRQVEVLVEGPSKSAQKVTEDSNESLAEQLMGRSNCDRIVVFDGNPRLAGSLAQVEVFDVTPTTLIGSIVTKEYQHNPGSSLPILQ from the coding sequence ATGTCTCACGTTGATCAAACCAATGACCATGCAGCAGAGCCCCTCCCTGTTAGCGATACTGCAGTTGATTCAGAAGTCCTGACTGACCATAACCACAAACTTTACATAGAAACTGTGGGCTGTCAGATGAATATGCTCGACAGTGAACTGGTTGTGGCAGACCTTCGAAAACGTGGATATGAGCTGACCAAAGACGTTAAAGAAGCAGAAACCATCCTCTTTAACACATGTAGTGTCAGAGAGCATGCTGAGCATAAGATTTATAGCTCATTGGGTAGACTTCGGTATGGAGCTCGAAAAAATCCGAAAAAAGTAATCGGAGTGATGGGCTGTATGGCGCAGAAAGATCAGAAACTGATTTTTCAAAAAGCGCCCCAGGTTGATTTTGTTGTAGGAACCGGTCAGCTTGCTCAAGTATCAAGTTTAATTGACAAAGCACGAATTCATCATAGTCAGAATCAACGCAGCCGCGAACTCGCTGTTGGTCTAGGACGCAAAGACGGAAAACATACAGAAATCACAAACAGCTTCCAAAGCTATGACCCATTGCGTGATCCCGAAATGCGACCTTCACCATTCCAGGCATTTGTGCGAATCATGATTGGTTGCGACAAGTTTTGTTCGTATTGTGTTGTTCCTTCGACAAGAGGTCCCGAACAAAGTCGCTCGCCAAGAGAGATTGCTTCTGAAGTCAGAGTACTGGCTGATCAGGGGGTCAAAGAAGTCACTCTGTTGGGGCAAACTGTTAACAGCTACAAACACACTCAGGATGGCAAACTCTTTCGCTTGTCTGATTTACTCTATCTCATCCATGATATTGAGGGAATTGATCGTATTAAGTTCGTCACCAGTTATCCTAAAGATATGACGAATGATCTGCTGGAAGCGATTCGTGATCTCCCCAAGGCGACTCGTTATTTGCATGTTCCTTTACAACATGGTTGCAATGACGTTTTGAAATACATGAAGCGCGGCTATACCGTTGAAGATTATCGAGATATGATGCAACGGATTAATGAGATTTTGCCTGGCTGTTCTGTCTCGAGTGATTTTATTGTGGGACATCCCGGCGAAACAGAAGAATCACATCAGAAAAGCCTGGAATCGATTCGCGAATTTCGGTTTAAAAACAGTTTCATCTTCAAATATAGTGAACGCCCCGGCACAAAAGCAGCCGAACGATTTTCCGATGATATTCCAGACGACGTCAAGAAGCGTCGTAACAATGAAATGCTGAAATTACAAAATGAAATCAGCGAAGAAGACAATGCGGAATTCATTGGCAGACAAGTGGAAGTCCTCGTTGAAGGACCAAGTAAGTCTGCGCAAAAAGTGACAGAAGATTCAAATGAATCGCTGGCTGAACAGTTAATGGGACGCTCCAACTGCGATCGAATTGTCGTCTTTGACGGGAATCCACGTCTGGCAGGATCTTTAGCCCAGGTTGAAGTCTTTGATGTCACACCCACCACGCTTATTGGTTCGATTGTCACCAAAGAATATCAGCACAATCCAGGCTCATCACTTCCGATTCTCCAATAG